A region from the Rhodamnia argentea isolate NSW1041297 chromosome 7, ASM2092103v1, whole genome shotgun sequence genome encodes:
- the LOC115752066 gene encoding dolichol-phosphate mannose synthase subunit 3: MKHIVKIITFLVAISAMWIGLLEMSVVPRSQTWLLPIYFIVSLGCYGLLMVGIGLMQFPTCPQEAVLLQQDVVEAKDFLKQRGVDVGSE, from the exons ATGAAGCATATTGTGAAGATAATTACCTTTTTGGTGGCTATCTCTGCCATGTGGATTGGTCTCCTGGAGATGTCTGTAGTTCCTAGAAGCCAGACGTGGTTG CTACCAATATATTTCATTGTTTCACTGGGATGCTATGGATTGCTAATGGTCGGCATCGGCCTAATGCAATTTCCAACTTGTCCTCAAGAGGCAGTGTTGTTGCAGCAG GACGTTGTCGAGGCCAAGGATTTCTTGAAGCAAAGAGGGGTCGATGTTGGTTCCGAGTGA